The Peribacillus simplex genome contains a region encoding:
- a CDS encoding sensor histidine kinase: protein MKKSIRILLLIMIAVPLAGEFKFYPFDGTFRVSLGTPVFFLFLLWGRGIHPIIAGILTGMSVFIFRFSLAVGMRDISVEEAMYLHFPAFFYYFIYAFAFHKTKLNERHDQPFMIGLLGVLIELIASVSEMAIRSFLANQDTPLLAIDQLVLIAFIRSFFVLGFFNILKLREAKFAEAEQRMQKEQMLLFISSLYEESVQLKKTMQHAEEITRTCYDFYRRLKSGGTNGSDAQTALQIAGLVHEIKKDNQRIYAGLSELMSSENLKEYMNIEELGNIMIVSNRRYAESLLKDISFSLHIDGDHPPYHVYMVLSLINNLLANSVEAIKDEGYVSLQVKRKGQFAEFCISDNGPGIAPKQKEVIFTAGYTKKFDEAGNPSTGIGLSYVKQTVEKFGGQIRLMNNYKDTVFIVELPIDAIMEKGLTR, encoded by the coding sequence TTGAAAAAGAGTATAAGGATATTATTATTGATTATGATTGCGGTGCCTCTTGCGGGTGAATTCAAGTTTTATCCATTCGACGGTACATTCCGGGTCAGTTTGGGAACTCCCGTCTTTTTCTTGTTTTTGCTATGGGGGAGGGGGATCCACCCGATTATTGCAGGCATTTTAACGGGGATGAGTGTGTTTATTTTTCGTTTTTCACTGGCTGTCGGAATGCGGGACATATCTGTTGAGGAAGCGATGTATCTTCATTTTCCCGCCTTTTTCTATTATTTCATTTACGCGTTCGCATTTCATAAGACTAAATTGAACGAACGCCACGATCAGCCTTTTATGATTGGGCTTTTAGGGGTATTGATCGAGCTTATTGCAAGTGTATCCGAAATGGCCATCCGTTCCTTCTTGGCGAATCAGGACACACCCTTGCTAGCCATCGACCAACTCGTTTTAATCGCCTTTATTCGAAGCTTTTTCGTTCTCGGCTTCTTTAATATATTAAAGCTGAGAGAAGCAAAATTCGCAGAAGCGGAGCAGCGGATGCAAAAGGAACAAATGCTGCTTTTCATTTCAAGTTTGTATGAAGAATCGGTTCAACTGAAGAAAACGATGCAACATGCGGAAGAAATCACCCGCACTTGTTATGACTTTTACCGTCGATTAAAATCAGGGGGGACTAACGGAAGCGATGCGCAAACGGCGTTGCAGATTGCCGGTCTCGTGCATGAAATCAAAAAAGATAACCAGCGGATTTATGCGGGGCTATCGGAACTCATGTCTTCCGAAAACCTGAAGGAATACATGAATATCGAAGAGCTTGGAAACATCATGATCGTGTCCAATAGACGATATGCCGAGTCCCTTCTCAAAGATATTTCCTTTTCCTTGCATATAGATGGTGACCATCCGCCCTACCATGTTTATATGGTATTATCATTAATAAATAATTTATTGGCAAATAGCGTGGAAGCCATCAAAGATGAGGGATACGTATCACTGCAAGTGAAAAGGAAAGGTCAATTCGCGGAGTTTTGCATCAGTGACAATGGCCCCGGTATTGCACCCAAGCAGAAGGAAGTCATTTTTACAGCAGGATACACAAAGAAATTCGATGAGGCAGGAAACCCTTCGACAGGAATCGGGTTATCGTATGTGAAACAAACTGTTGAAAAATTTGGAGGACAAATCAGGTTAATGAATAACTATAAAGATACCGTATTCATCGTAGAACTTCCGATTGATGCGATTATGGAGAAAGGATTAACGAGATGA
- a CDS encoding cation:dicarboxylate symporter family transporter: MKKFGLATQIFVALVLGIGVGALFHGNETAMAIMEPIGDIFIHLIKMIVIPIVMAALVVSIAGVGDIKKLGKLGGKTLLYFEIVTTIAIVIGILAANLFHPGAGLDTSNLEKSDISKYEETTKEAGSSGFGETISHIVPQNVFESMAQADLLPIIFFSVLFGLGVAAIGEKGKPILGFFEGVLEVMFWVTNLVMKFAPFGVFALIGVTVAKFGVATLIPLGNLVVAVYVTMVFFVFVILGIIAKMSGTSIFVILKVLKDELILAFTTASSESVLPRLMDKMEKFGCPKSITSFVIPTGYTFNLDGSTIYQALASLFVAQMYGIDLSITEQITLLLVLMLTSKGIAGVPGASFVVILTTLGSMGLPVEGVAFIAGIDRILDMGRSAVNVVGNSLAAIVISKAEGEFDQEKANHYADSIKQSDVA; this comes from the coding sequence ATGAAAAAGTTTGGATTAGCTACACAAATTTTTGTTGCACTTGTACTAGGTATCGGTGTCGGTGCTTTATTCCATGGCAATGAAACAGCCATGGCCATTATGGAGCCGATTGGCGATATCTTCATTCATTTAATTAAAATGATTGTCATCCCGATTGTCATGGCTGCATTAGTGGTCTCGATAGCGGGAGTGGGCGATATTAAAAAACTAGGAAAATTAGGCGGGAAGACTCTTCTTTATTTTGAGATTGTCACCACAATTGCCATTGTTATTGGAATACTGGCGGCAAACTTGTTCCACCCGGGGGCTGGCTTAGATACAAGCAACCTTGAAAAAAGTGATATTTCAAAATATGAAGAAACAACAAAGGAGGCTGGAAGCAGTGGCTTTGGGGAAACAATTTCTCATATTGTTCCTCAAAATGTATTTGAATCAATGGCTCAAGCGGATTTATTACCGATTATCTTCTTTTCCGTTTTATTCGGCTTAGGTGTGGCTGCGATAGGAGAAAAAGGAAAGCCTATTCTTGGATTCTTTGAAGGTGTGTTAGAAGTCATGTTTTGGGTGACGAATCTAGTCATGAAATTTGCCCCCTTTGGTGTGTTTGCACTCATTGGTGTAACAGTTGCCAAATTTGGTGTCGCAACATTAATACCTTTAGGGAACTTAGTAGTTGCTGTTTATGTGACGATGGTATTCTTCGTGTTCGTCATTCTTGGAATTATAGCGAAAATGTCCGGTACAAGCATTTTTGTTATCCTGAAAGTGTTAAAGGATGAACTGATTTTGGCCTTTACAACAGCAAGCTCAGAGTCGGTATTACCAAGGCTTATGGACAAAATGGAGAAGTTTGGCTGCCCGAAATCCATTACTTCATTTGTTATTCCAACAGGCTATACCTTTAATTTGGACGGCTCAACGATTTATCAAGCGCTAGCTTCGCTTTTCGTGGCACAAATGTATGGAATTGATCTATCCATTACAGAACAGATTACTTTGTTACTAGTATTGATGTTAACGTCAAAAGGAATAGCTGGCGTTCCGGGTGCGTCATTTGTTGTTATTTTAACGACACTTGGTTCTATGGGACTGCCGGTGGAAGGTGTTGCGTTCATTGCCGGTATCGATCGAATTTTGGATATGGGGAGATCAGCGGTTAATGTCGTGGGGAACTCATTAGCGGCTATTGTCATTTCGAAGGCAGAAGGTGAATTTGATCAGGAAAAAGCAAACCATTATGCTGATTCCATTAAACAATCAGACGTAGCATAA
- the sspL gene encoding small, acid-soluble spore protein L: MSKKTGRGRIAPSVNPQGHGKDVEFSTEPKSDLENKAKKSNTK; the protein is encoded by the coding sequence ATGAGTAAAAAGACAGGAAGAGGTCGCATCGCACCAAGTGTTAACCCGCAGGGACACGGAAAAGATGTGGAATTCTCCACTGAGCCAAAAAGCGACCTTGAAAACAAGGCAAAAAAGTCCAATACAAAATAA
- a CDS encoding 2-hydroxyacid dehydrogenase, with protein MKPKVIIYKKVDQEVLDYVRETCDVVYFEGLDSQKYPEFLQELKNAQGILGSGLKVDKTLLDQAPQLKIVCNSSVGYDNLDITELSNRGILATNTPEVLNETVADTIMGLMLSTARRMPEMDQMVKSGQWTSNIGEKSFGLDVHHKVLGIIGMGGIGSAVSKRARFGFDMNILYHNRSRNEEAEQKYGAAYCSLEELLKQSDFVCLMTPLTPQTEKMMGEKEFKLMKETAIFINCSRGKTVDEEALITALKNGEIHAAGLDVFVQEPVQEDNPLLSMKNVVTLPHIGSATYETRLKMAMLAATNLVAGLQGETPPTLIKAGVKVK; from the coding sequence ATGAAACCGAAAGTAATCATCTATAAGAAAGTGGATCAAGAAGTGTTGGATTATGTTCGCGAGACTTGTGATGTCGTTTATTTTGAAGGTCTTGACTCACAAAAATACCCTGAATTTCTTCAAGAGCTGAAGAACGCACAAGGTATATTAGGTTCAGGATTAAAGGTGGATAAAACTTTACTGGACCAAGCACCGCAATTAAAAATCGTCTGTAACTCATCAGTTGGTTACGACAATCTGGATATAACCGAGTTGTCCAATCGCGGAATCCTGGCCACGAACACTCCAGAGGTATTGAATGAGACAGTCGCAGATACGATTATGGGCTTGATGCTGTCCACAGCGAGAAGAATGCCAGAGATGGATCAAATGGTAAAGTCAGGGCAATGGACATCGAATATCGGAGAAAAATCATTTGGGTTGGACGTCCATCATAAAGTATTAGGGATTATCGGGATGGGCGGAATAGGCTCTGCCGTTTCAAAAAGGGCCCGTTTTGGATTCGATATGAACATCCTCTATCACAACAGATCTAGAAACGAAGAAGCAGAACAAAAGTATGGAGCTGCATACTGTTCCCTGGAAGAACTGTTAAAGCAATCTGATTTTGTCTGCTTGATGACACCGCTGACTCCCCAAACTGAAAAGATGATGGGGGAAAAAGAATTCAAGCTCATGAAAGAGACCGCCATCTTCATCAACTGTTCAAGAGGGAAAACCGTTGATGAAGAAGCCTTGATCACTGCGCTAAAAAATGGTGAAATTCACGCGGCAGGACTGGATGTCTTTGTACAAGAGCCCGTCCAGGAAGACAATCCATTGCTTTCGATGAAGAATGTCGTCACTTTGCCTCATATCGGTTCCGCAACATATGAAACCCGCCTAAAAATGGCGATGCTGGCAGCAACCAACCTTGTAGCCGGATTGCAGGGAGAAACTCCGCCTACCTTGATTAAAGCTGGTGTAAAGGTGAAGTGA
- a CDS encoding zinc ribbon domain-containing protein: MKKYKACQSCGMPLSKDELGGGTEKDGSKSTKYCSHCYMNGEFTQNITAMEMQKFVQNHMMENMKMPKFIAKFFTRGIPKLERWN; the protein is encoded by the coding sequence ATGAAAAAATATAAAGCATGTCAGAGTTGTGGAATGCCGCTATCTAAGGATGAACTAGGTGGAGGAACTGAAAAAGATGGCAGTAAAAGCACTAAATATTGCAGTCATTGTTATATGAATGGTGAATTCACTCAAAATATCACTGCGATGGAAATGCAAAAATTTGTTCAAAATCATATGATGGAAAATATGAAAATGCCTAAATTTATTGCTAAGTTTTTTACTAGGGGCATCCCAAAGTTAGAGCGATGGAATTAA
- a CDS encoding response regulator — translation MNYFIIDDDPAIRGMLTEMIEDEDLGKVVGEAEDGSAVNNGLLSFKKADIVLIDLLMPIRDGIETIRALADGFQGKFVMISQVESKELIGEAYRLGAEYYITKPLNQVEISCILNKVSERILVDQSIQGIQKSLNVFTGRPKSSKVSSSHTKNIMEAGRSLISDLGMIGEGGSEDLLNILGFLQNEKRRLGSAYTFPYLKDIFAGIAAEKLGDQAKEAEIQKEMKASEQRVRRALNQALIHIASLGLTDYMNPKFEAYSSTFFDFSEVRKKMLELEDKSKKVSSQSRNNMKKFIQVLFMEARQMMK, via the coding sequence ATGAATTATTTCATTATAGATGACGATCCTGCCATTCGAGGAATGCTGACAGAGATGATTGAAGATGAAGATTTAGGTAAAGTTGTGGGAGAAGCAGAAGACGGATCGGCAGTGAATAATGGATTACTGTCTTTTAAAAAAGCAGACATTGTCCTAATTGATTTGCTCATGCCAATTAGGGACGGAATTGAAACGATCAGAGCCCTTGCTGATGGATTTCAAGGAAAGTTTGTGATGATTTCGCAAGTGGAATCGAAAGAACTGATAGGAGAGGCGTATAGATTAGGGGCGGAATACTACATTACAAAACCGCTGAACCAAGTTGAAATTTCATGCATATTAAACAAAGTGAGCGAGCGAATACTGGTGGATCAATCGATCCAGGGCATTCAAAAATCGTTGAACGTGTTTACGGGCCGCCCGAAGTCTTCGAAAGTGTCCTCCTCTCATACAAAAAATATCATGGAAGCCGGACGTTCCTTAATTTCCGATTTAGGTATGATTGGCGAAGGGGGAAGCGAGGATTTACTAAACATTTTAGGATTCCTTCAAAATGAAAAGCGAAGACTCGGTTCCGCCTATACGTTTCCATATTTAAAGGACATTTTTGCGGGTATTGCCGCTGAAAAGCTGGGAGATCAAGCGAAAGAGGCCGAAATCCAGAAAGAAATGAAAGCCTCTGAGCAGCGTGTCCGCCGCGCTCTTAACCAGGCCCTCATCCATATCGCTTCATTAGGATTGACGGATTATATGAATCCAAAATTCGAAGCCTATTCATCCACATTTTTTGATTTCTCGGAAGTCCGCAAAAAAATGCTGGAGCTAGAAGACAAAAGCAAAAAAGTAAGCAGCCAGAGCCGTAATAACATGAAAAAGTTTATCCAAGTGCTGTTTATGGAAGCAAGACAGATGATGAAATAA
- the helD gene encoding RNA polymerase recycling motor HelD: protein MNDEIRQEQERLDEVMETITKQIGKIEGETSQRRKEVVNIRKHFWDDLKVNMDTFDDYLETIIGLRQQAQALSQSEGAHRYSFKRLSTLRRMQEVPYFGRIDITEEGSALTEHIYIGTSTLTDTTGENFIVYDWRAPISSVYYDYPPGPVEYSTPGGVISGMLEKKWQYIIKGGVIESMFDTSLTIGDEILQQVLGKGTDKHMHSIVATIQREQNRIIRNDRGRLLIVQGAAGSGKTSAALQRIAYLLYKNREWLKADQIILFSPNSMFNNYVSNVLPELGEENMQQVTFQEYLDHRLTDSYQVEDPYDQLEFLLTAADDPSYGTRTASIQFKASIRFFEIIKTYRQSLERSGMIFRGLKFRGETLVSAKQISERFYNTDTPLRFHNRVEKLKEWLCEILDETEKSELEKPWVQEEIEYLSKEDYQKVYNHLEKKRGRTEDSFDDYEIEHKMLARMIVRKKLKTLRKRVKALHFINIKQIYKQLFDEQIRNELWNDGETPVERDICSSTQKMLDEGELHYEDATPFLLLKELIVGFQTNTSIKYVLVDEAQDYSPFQFEFLKRLFPSARMTVLGDFNQAIFAHASERVDFQTLTSLYGISETESITLDQSYRSTKQIIEFTRELVPEGHRIKAFEREGEKPVLTQVSSRDELHRKIVAKVKDFQSRDYNTIAIICKSAAESAAAYDALSIHGEIKLVQKGTNEYEQGVVVIPAYLAKGIEFDAVIIYDASVQTYGDESLRRLFYTACTRAMHNLHLYAVGEPSPFLQNDATKRFLLTD from the coding sequence ATGAACGATGAAATTCGGCAGGAGCAAGAGCGTTTGGATGAGGTGATGGAAACCATTACGAAACAAATCGGCAAAATTGAAGGTGAAACTTCCCAGCGCAGAAAAGAAGTTGTTAATATCCGTAAACACTTTTGGGATGACCTCAAGGTTAATATGGATACTTTCGATGATTACCTCGAGACCATCATTGGCTTAAGGCAGCAGGCTCAAGCTCTTTCACAAAGCGAAGGCGCACATAGATATTCCTTCAAGAGGTTGTCTACACTGCGCCGCATGCAGGAAGTGCCTTATTTCGGCCGGATCGATATCACTGAAGAAGGGTCTGCCCTTACGGAACATATTTATATTGGAACCTCCACCCTTACTGATACAACAGGAGAAAACTTCATTGTCTACGATTGGAGGGCCCCGATTTCGAGTGTTTATTATGACTATCCTCCCGGTCCAGTAGAATACTCTACTCCCGGAGGCGTAATTTCTGGGATGCTGGAGAAAAAGTGGCAATATATCATCAAGGGAGGCGTTATCGAATCAATGTTCGATACGAGTCTCACCATTGGAGATGAGATACTGCAGCAGGTGCTTGGTAAGGGAACGGATAAGCATATGCACAGTATTGTGGCCACCATTCAACGGGAGCAAAACAGGATCATCCGGAACGATCGCGGACGTCTGCTCATTGTTCAAGGTGCCGCTGGCAGCGGCAAGACATCAGCTGCCCTCCAACGGATCGCTTATTTGCTCTACAAGAATAGGGAATGGCTTAAAGCCGACCAAATCATTTTATTCTCTCCTAACTCAATGTTTAATAACTACGTATCCAATGTGTTGCCCGAACTTGGCGAAGAGAATATGCAGCAGGTCACATTCCAGGAATACTTGGATCATCGTCTGACTGACTCGTATCAAGTGGAGGATCCTTATGATCAATTGGAATTTTTGTTGACTGCAGCGGATGATCCTTCCTATGGCACCAGGACAGCGAGCATCCAATTTAAGGCATCGATTCGCTTCTTTGAAATCATCAAAACATACAGGCAATCACTGGAACGATCTGGAATGATCTTTAGAGGGTTAAAGTTCCGGGGGGAAACGCTCGTCTCGGCCAAACAAATCTCGGAAAGATTTTATAACACAGACACCCCCTTACGTTTTCACAATAGGGTTGAAAAGTTGAAAGAGTGGTTATGTGAGATTCTTGATGAAACGGAAAAGTCTGAGTTGGAAAAACCTTGGGTCCAGGAGGAAATCGAGTACCTTAGCAAAGAAGACTATCAAAAGGTATACAACCACTTAGAGAAAAAACGCGGCCGTACTGAAGATTCCTTTGATGATTATGAGATAGAGCATAAAATGCTTGCGCGTATGATTGTTCGCAAGAAATTGAAGACGTTACGCAAACGGGTAAAAGCACTTCATTTTATCAATATTAAGCAAATATACAAGCAACTCTTTGACGAACAAATACGGAATGAACTGTGGAATGATGGTGAAACACCTGTCGAAAGGGATATATGTTCATCAACGCAAAAAATGCTGGACGAAGGTGAACTGCATTACGAAGACGCGACTCCATTTTTGCTGCTGAAGGAGCTAATTGTAGGGTTTCAGACGAATACTTCTATAAAATACGTGCTTGTGGACGAAGCACAGGATTATTCTCCATTTCAATTCGAGTTCTTGAAACGGTTGTTTCCTTCTGCAAGGATGACCGTCCTCGGTGACTTTAACCAGGCAATATTTGCACATGCCAGCGAACGGGTGGATTTCCAGACTCTTACCAGTTTATACGGGATAAGTGAAACCGAGAGTATAACCTTGGATCAAAGCTACAGATCCACAAAGCAGATTATAGAATTTACACGTGAACTAGTTCCTGAAGGCCATCGAATTAAGGCATTCGAACGTGAAGGCGAGAAGCCAGTACTGACTCAAGTGTCCAGCCGAGATGAATTGCACCGCAAAATCGTGGCTAAAGTCAAGGACTTTCAAAGCCGTGATTATAATACCATCGCAATAATATGTAAATCCGCTGCCGAAAGTGCCGCTGCATACGATGCCCTTAGTATCCACGGTGAAATTAAACTCGTACAGAAAGGCACAAATGAATATGAACAGGGTGTTGTTGTCATCCCAGCTTATTTGGCCAAGGGCATCGAATTTGATGCTGTCATCATTTATGATGCATCTGTGCAAACATACGGTGATGAGAGCCTGCGAAGATTGTTCTATACCGCATGTACCAGGGCTATGCATAACTTACATTTATATGCGGTCGGCGAACCGAGTCCTTTCTTGCAAAACGATGCAACGAAGCGTTTCCTTCTGACAGATTAA
- a CDS encoding ATP-binding cassette domain-containing protein, with amino-acid sequence MKINRLIANNINHLDAALPDDQSLGIAGLSGSGKTTFCQTIGEESKKRLVSLLPKSEYQYLFPAIMETNFSAIKMEEMPLVLFLGKSSISANPRSTIGTHTGVFKEIRVCLAEKFNLSPEVFSFNNGLGWCPSCKGRGTTKNVECPKCEGKRYNQDVEQYTIELMDRPHTISDINNLSIETILSLSETLHISEAKQHILQNIINMNIGYLGLNRIMGTVSGGELTRLYLAEFMATSENTVIIIDEISVGLDHQTLLKILEQIEQLGNKNQIWLIDHSDTVLDSTDEQLFFGPGSGKYGGKIVEESPRPKPISWERNEATPTEYYQFQDLYCRNIQMEEIRIPKNRLVTFTGESGCGKSTLVNECISKDFQKRYPKDKLVMVGQDRNKSITSRSTVATFLDIKKKLTKYSDEIDDIFLRSIEDIIEELPKEDIAHKRLSLLIKLGLGYLTLERKTQTLSTGEFQCVHLVSELFAKTRNPHTLFIFDEPSKGLSQNILNQFIDSVRVILEDESVSIIMIEHNGYMLESSDHIVDFGKRQLAPVQHLDVVSHDEHYRHKDSGDRAEPLHISSTLRSKNGIHYLQENHLDYFKKAENVYKGGILKSLSPIARVIYGEYESDTIAPVIAIDLERHLYSQYTFLFEVGGMINHIVAAHPTNKDTRSFDFYSAENHCPSCSGRRVIEKFDFDVVIQDKNVPFWDGLLHPDVMEVLKYYQHSKLQFLFDEIKNELGHDISKSYNEMTDAEKQTFLYGYWEKSFYDKAGKASRIWEGFNFIIGRYMFISKSIIKEQMKASKEMIACPVCQGTILNHHKKLAFGDTDIREIIQQPIDQVIKIVGKLPELEKLKAIVGGDIALTDDVSFLPRETKAALKMLELELASLKGYEVVLQNTQPFWGSIKGNLEAISSKNQITICDFADINETRETIIDKYFTNGKYKKLTYVYETFGYKKIVTQINKIKASHKCPFCNGKKVISEDNLHDGVYKLTIPCVSCHASGINDEGRKAIVEDINVQTWLTGKVSDVVAESERTEAVADIPIFARIRELNKRDMMAVYQCLEQKK; translated from the coding sequence ATGAAAATAAATCGATTAATAGCGAACAATATAAACCATTTGGATGCAGCGCTGCCAGACGATCAATCATTAGGAATTGCTGGGTTATCCGGTTCCGGTAAAACGACTTTTTGTCAGACCATTGGGGAAGAATCCAAGAAGCGTCTCGTTTCCTTATTGCCGAAGTCTGAATATCAGTATTTATTCCCTGCTATTATGGAAACCAACTTCAGCGCCATCAAGATGGAAGAAATGCCGCTGGTCCTTTTTCTCGGCAAATCATCCATTTCAGCCAATCCCCGTTCAACCATTGGCACACATACTGGTGTGTTTAAAGAGATTCGTGTTTGTCTTGCTGAAAAATTCAATCTTTCTCCGGAAGTTTTTTCCTTTAATAATGGCTTAGGGTGGTGTCCCAGCTGTAAAGGACGCGGTACGACGAAAAATGTCGAGTGTCCTAAGTGTGAGGGGAAACGCTACAATCAAGACGTCGAGCAATATACCATTGAATTAATGGATCGCCCGCATACTATTTCCGATATCAACAACTTAAGCATTGAAACAATCCTTTCACTCTCAGAGACATTACATATTAGTGAAGCTAAACAGCATATTCTCCAAAATATAATCAATATGAATATTGGTTATTTAGGCTTGAACCGTATTATGGGGACAGTGTCAGGGGGAGAATTAACCCGGCTGTATTTGGCCGAATTCATGGCAACAAGTGAAAATACCGTGATCATCATTGATGAAATTTCCGTCGGTCTTGATCATCAAACCCTTTTGAAAATATTGGAACAGATTGAGCAATTAGGTAATAAAAATCAAATTTGGCTCATTGATCATTCAGACACGGTGTTAGATAGCACGGATGAACAATTGTTCTTTGGACCTGGCAGCGGTAAATATGGTGGGAAAATCGTTGAGGAATCACCGCGTCCCAAACCAATCAGCTGGGAACGAAATGAAGCGACGCCAACGGAATACTATCAATTTCAGGATCTATACTGCCGTAATATTCAAATGGAGGAAATCCGGATTCCAAAGAATAGGCTCGTTACCTTTACGGGTGAGTCGGGATGCGGTAAATCCACACTTGTCAATGAATGTATCTCCAAGGATTTTCAGAAGCGGTATCCAAAGGATAAGCTGGTCATGGTCGGGCAGGACCGAAACAAATCGATCACCAGTCGATCAACCGTTGCGACATTTCTTGATATTAAAAAGAAACTCACCAAATACAGTGATGAGATTGATGATATTTTTCTGCGTTCGATTGAAGATATCATCGAAGAATTGCCAAAGGAGGACATCGCCCATAAACGCTTGAGCTTATTGATCAAACTTGGGCTTGGTTATTTGACGTTAGAAAGAAAAACACAAACACTATCGACAGGTGAATTTCAATGTGTCCACTTAGTTTCCGAGCTGTTCGCGAAGACAAGAAACCCACACACGCTGTTCATTTTTGACGAGCCTTCAAAAGGGTTATCGCAAAACATTTTGAACCAATTCATCGATAGTGTCAGGGTCATCCTCGAGGATGAATCGGTCTCCATCATCATGATTGAACATAATGGTTATATGCTGGAAAGCTCGGATCATATCGTTGATTTCGGTAAAAGACAGCTTGCACCTGTCCAACATCTTGACGTTGTCAGTCATGATGAGCATTATCGTCACAAAGACAGTGGAGATCGAGCGGAGCCATTGCATATCTCTTCCACACTTCGGTCAAAAAATGGCATCCATTATTTACAGGAAAATCATCTCGACTATTTCAAAAAGGCAGAGAATGTCTATAAGGGCGGGATTTTAAAAAGCTTATCACCAATCGCTCGTGTGATTTATGGTGAATACGAGTCAGACACGATTGCACCTGTGATCGCCATCGATCTTGAACGGCACTTGTACAGCCAATATACGTTTCTTTTTGAAGTGGGCGGAATGATCAACCATATAGTCGCTGCGCATCCGACCAATAAAGATACAAGAAGCTTTGATTTCTATTCTGCAGAAAATCATTGTCCAAGCTGTTCGGGCCGCCGGGTCATTGAAAAATTTGACTTTGATGTCGTCATTCAAGACAAAAACGTGCCATTCTGGGATGGCTTATTACATCCAGACGTGATGGAAGTACTGAAATACTATCAACATTCAAAACTGCAATTCCTGTTTGATGAGATCAAGAATGAACTCGGTCACGACATCAGTAAAAGCTATAATGAGATGACAGATGCAGAAAAGCAGACCTTCTTATATGGATATTGGGAAAAGTCCTTTTATGATAAAGCAGGCAAGGCATCAAGAATTTGGGAAGGCTTCAATTTCATCATTGGACGGTATATGTTCATATCGAAATCGATCATTAAAGAGCAGATGAAAGCATCAAAAGAAATGATCGCCTGTCCTGTCTGTCAAGGAACGATCCTGAACCATCATAAAAAACTGGCATTTGGTGATACAGACATTCGTGAGATCATCCAACAGCCAATTGATCAAGTCATCAAAATTGTCGGGAAGCTGCCGGAACTGGAAAAACTAAAAGCGATTGTGGGCGGCGATATCGCACTCACTGATGATGTCTCATTCCTTCCACGTGAAACAAAAGCAGCGTTGAAAATGCTCGAACTGGAACTGGCAAGCCTCAAAGGCTATGAAGTGGTCTTACAAAATACCCAACCATTTTGGGGCAGCATTAAAGGCAATCTCGAAGCAATCAGCAGCAAAAACCAGATCACCATCTGTGACTTTGCCGATATTAACGAAACAAGAGAAACCATTATTGATAAATACTTCACCAATGGCAAATACAAAAAACTAACCTATGTCTATGAAACATTCGGCTACAAAAAAATCGTGACCCAAATCAATAAAATTAAAGCAAGTCATAAATGCCCATTCTGTAATGGAAAGAAAGTCATTTCAGAAGATAACCTCCATGACGGCGTATATAAATTAACGATACCGTGTGTGAGTTGCCATGCCAGTGGCATCAATGATGAAGGGCGTAAAGCCATCGTCGAAGACATCAACGTCCAGACCTGGCTGACAGGGAAAGTAAGCGATGTTGTGGCTGAAAGTGAACGTACCGAGGCCGTTGCCGATATCCCCATCTTCGCCCGGATTCGTGAGCTGAACAAACGAGATATGATGGCCGTTTATCAATGCCTTGAACAGAAAAAATAA